From Vigna unguiculata cultivar IT97K-499-35 chromosome 5, ASM411807v1, whole genome shotgun sequence, the proteins below share one genomic window:
- the LOC114184659 gene encoding uncharacterized protein LOC114184659, translating to MKELVGSRCLMDCHVEKTLDGVGRVVKKADRDVKEVEKVLVEYHTVNKSNMAAYSKHSLKWEIRKIDALQTCLSTNVSPDHTNLDSNQIASIVFHCVKTNPSIPIKSVISKISNRFGYSVSYQKAWNAKQKVLAKAFGDWEDLYNELPRWFEAVQQTNPGTIIKYISSPIVVKGQFDPFSYILERVFWAFGPCIQGFNYCKPIVQGNGTFLTRIYQGTLLTTLAQDETRNIFPLAFAIVEGETREALIWFFSILAALRSEQVRWEGEGLQSVYFIRHIASNFNKRFKNQDLKNRLLNMAYEVKQPIFNAKLSALRSHSSEVASWDRIPLQKWTQAYDGSSRFGHMTTNLAECMNSILK from the exons ATGAAGGAACTTGTTGGAAGTAGGTGTTTGATGGATTGCCATGTTGAG AAGACCCTAGATGGGGTGGGTAGAGTTGTGAAAAAGGCTGATAGGGATGTGAAGGAGGTTGAGAAGGTTCTTGTGGAGTATCATACTGTTAACAAAAGTAATATG GCTGCTTATAGCAAACATAGTTTAAAGTGGGAAATAAGGAAAATCGATGCACTTCAAACGTGCTTGTCTACAAATGTATCTCCTGATCATACGAATCTTGATTCCAACCAAATtgcttccattgtgtttcattgtgtGAAGACAAACCCTTCCATACCAATCAAAAGTGTGATCTCCAAAATTTCTAATCGTTTTGGGTATTCAGTTTCATATCAAAAAGCTTGGAATGCTAAACAGAAGGTGTTGGCTAAAGCATTTGGAGATTGGGAAGACTTGTACAACGAACTTCCAAGGTGGTTTGAAGCTGTTCAACAAACCAACCCAGGcacaataattaaatacattagttCTCCCATTGTAGTTAAAGGTCAATTTGAccctttttcttatattttggaACGCGTATTTTGGGCTTTTGGACCATGCATCCAAGGGTTTAATTATTGTAAGCCAATTGTACAAGGGAATGGCACATTTCTCACAAGGATATATCAAGGGACATTGCTCACAACACTAGCTCAAGATGAGACTCGTAACATTTTTCCTTTGGCCTTCGCGATAGTTGAAGGTGAGACAAGAGAGGCTCTAATATGGTTTTTCA GTATATTAGCAGCCCTACGATCTGAACAAGTTCGATGGGAAGGAGAAGGGCTTCAATCTGTATATTTCATACGTCATATCGCTTCGAATTTCAATAAGAGGTTCAAAAACCAAGATTTGAAGAACCGATTACTTAACATGG CTTACGAGGTCAAACAACCTATATTCAATGCAAAATTGTCAGCATTGAGATCTCATTCATCTGAAGTGGCTTCTTGGGACAGGATACCATTACAAAAGTGGACTCAGGCATACGATGGTAGTAGTAGATTCGGTCACATGACAACAAACTTGGCTGAATGCATGAATTCTATTCTAAAATGA